From a single Azospirillum fermentarium genomic region:
- a CDS encoding pyridoxal-phosphate dependent enzyme, translating to MLSARTGAACAAVLSAPAPSAVTLPSWLPLQAIEDAAARLHGHLVRTPLLPVPGLLPGLWLKAETFQATGAFKERGALNRLLRLTPEQRRAGVAAMSAGNHAAGLARHAQRLGVRAVIVMPAGAPQCKIDRTRGFGAEVVLSGATVAEARGRAVELAAERGLTFVHPYDDADVIAGQGTVGLEIVDDLPTVDTVVVPVGGGGLLAGVAAAVKARRPGVRVIGVRHARYVGGPAPDGASLADGIAVEHLGALPLDAIESLGVEVVGVDETAIADAMATLHTRAGLVAEGAGAAAAAALLTGAVTPGPTTVAVVSGRNVDTGALTRLLQ from the coding sequence ATGCTCTCCGCCCGAACCGGCGCGGCGTGTGCCGCCGTTCTGTCCGCTCCCGCCCCGTCCGCCGTCACCCTGCCGTCCTGGCTGCCGCTTCAGGCCATCGAAGACGCCGCCGCCCGCCTGCACGGGCATCTGGTGCGCACCCCGCTGCTGCCGGTGCCGGGGCTGCTGCCCGGCCTGTGGCTGAAGGCGGAAACCTTTCAGGCCACCGGCGCCTTCAAGGAACGCGGGGCGCTGAACCGGCTGCTGCGGCTGACGCCGGAGCAGCGGCGCGCGGGGGTGGCGGCCATGTCGGCGGGCAACCACGCCGCCGGTCTGGCCCGCCACGCCCAGCGGCTGGGGGTGCGGGCGGTGATCGTGATGCCGGCGGGCGCCCCCCAATGCAAGATCGACCGCACCCGCGGTTTCGGGGCCGAGGTGGTGCTGTCGGGCGCCACGGTGGCGGAGGCGCGCGGGCGGGCGGTGGAACTGGCGGCGGAACGGGGCCTGACCTTCGTCCACCCCTATGACGACGCCGACGTGATCGCCGGCCAGGGCACGGTGGGGCTGGAGATCGTGGACGACCTGCCCACGGTGGATACGGTGGTGGTGCCGGTGGGCGGCGGCGGGCTGCTGGCCGGGGTGGCGGCGGCGGTAAAGGCGCGCCGGCCCGGTGTGCGGGTGATCGGCGTGCGCCACGCCCGCTATGTGGGCGGTCCCGCCCCCGACGGCGCCTCGCTGGCCGACGGCATCGCGGTGGAGCATCTGGGTGCCCTGCCGCTCGACGCCATCGAGTCGCTGGGGGTGGAGGTGGTGGGGGTGGACGAAACCGCCATCGCCGACGCCATGGCCACCCTGCACACCCGCGCCGGTCTGGTGGCGGAGGGGGCGGGAGCCGCCGCCGCCGCCGCCCTGCTGACCGGCGCCGTCACCCCCGGCCCCACCACCGTCGCCGTGGTTTCGGGCCGCAACGTGGACACCGGCGCGCTGACGCGCCTGCTGCAATAG
- a CDS encoding group III truncated hemoglobin yields MSHDPAPTPATATMDDVTRLVRRFYERARADAELGPVFERADMNWEAHFGQLDDFWAAHLIGNRKYKGSPFMTHVGLGLEPAHFTRWLALFRQTCDEVLSPADAERAYAKAEHMGKSLTAGLFPIPGRGYRPPKTAE; encoded by the coding sequence ATGTCCCACGATCCCGCTCCCACCCCGGCCACGGCGACCATGGACGATGTGACCCGGCTGGTCCGGCGGTTTTATGAGCGGGCGCGCGCCGATGCCGAGCTGGGGCCGGTGTTCGAGCGGGCGGACATGAATTGGGAGGCGCATTTCGGCCAGTTGGACGATTTCTGGGCCGCCCATCTGATCGGCAACCGGAAATACAAGGGCAGCCCCTTCATGACCCATGTGGGACTGGGGCTGGAGCCGGCGCACTTCACCCGCTGGCTGGCGCTGTTCCGCCAGACCTGCGACGAGGTGCTGTCCCCCGCCGACGCCGAGCGCGCCTATGCCAAGGCCGAGCACATGGGCAAGAGCCTGACCGCCGGGCTGTTCCCGATTCCGGGCCGCGGCTACCGCCCGCCCAAGACGGCGGAGTGA
- a CDS encoding M20 aminoacylase family protein — protein MPILPRLSELHADMVLWRRDIHAHPELAYEEHRTSDLVAGVMAGCGIEVHRGLGSTGVVGVIRGREPGDRAIGLRADMDALPMPEANGFAHASCNHGTMHACGHDGHTTMLLGAARYLAETRNFKGTVYAIFQPAEEGKAGAQRMIDDGLFTRFPMDQVYGLHNWPEMPAGRIAVHPGPVMAAADHFTVTVSGLGTHAAMPHRGVDPVLVGAHIITAAQSLVSRGTDPLDSAVLSITWVEAGTTFNVIPPEAKLHGTIRSFQPETRERLHAQFARLVENVAAAFGANAELELDPGYPPTVNSVAEAEAAARAAALVVGEDNVDWAPSPSMAAEDFGYMLQQRPGCYIWLGQGEAVPGAKLHNPRYDFNDAMLPVGASYWVTLAESLLPLE, from the coding sequence ATGCCGATCCTACCCCGTCTGTCCGAATTGCACGCCGACATGGTGCTGTGGCGGCGCGACATCCACGCCCACCCCGAACTGGCGTACGAGGAGCACCGCACGTCGGATCTGGTGGCCGGCGTGATGGCCGGCTGCGGGATCGAGGTGCACCGGGGGCTGGGGTCCACCGGGGTGGTGGGGGTGATCCGCGGCCGGGAACCGGGGGATCGCGCCATCGGCCTGCGCGCCGACATGGACGCGCTGCCGATGCCCGAGGCCAACGGCTTCGCCCACGCGTCCTGCAACCACGGCACGATGCACGCCTGCGGCCACGACGGCCACACCACCATGCTGCTGGGAGCGGCGCGGTATCTGGCCGAAACCCGCAATTTCAAGGGCACCGTCTACGCCATCTTCCAGCCCGCGGAAGAGGGCAAGGCCGGCGCCCAGCGCATGATCGACGACGGGCTGTTCACCCGCTTTCCCATGGATCAGGTCTATGGGCTGCACAACTGGCCGGAAATGCCGGCGGGGCGCATCGCGGTGCACCCCGGCCCGGTGATGGCGGCGGCGGATCATTTCACCGTCACCGTGTCGGGGCTGGGCACCCACGCGGCCATGCCCCACCGCGGCGTCGATCCGGTGCTGGTGGGGGCCCACATCATCACCGCCGCCCAAAGCCTGGTCAGCCGCGGCACCGATCCGCTGGATTCCGCCGTGCTGTCGATCACCTGGGTCGAGGCCGGCACCACCTTCAACGTCATCCCGCCCGAAGCCAAGCTGCACGGCACCATCCGCAGCTTCCAGCCCGAAACCCGCGAGCGGCTGCACGCCCAGTTCGCCCGGCTGGTGGAAAACGTGGCCGCCGCCTTCGGCGCCAACGCCGAGTTGGAGCTTGACCCCGGCTATCCCCCCACCGTCAACAGCGTGGCCGAGGCCGAGGCCGCCGCCCGCGCCGCCGCCCTGGTGGTGGGAGAGGACAACGTGGATTGGGCACCATCCCCGTCCATGGCGGCGGAGGATTTCGGCTACATGCTCCAGCAACGGCCCGGCTGCTACATCTGGCTGGGCCAGGGCGAGGCGGTGCCGGGGGCCAAGCTGCACAACCCCCGCTACGACTTCAACGACGCCATGCTGCCGGTGGGGGCCAGCTATTGGGTGACGCTGGCCGAATCGCTGCTGCCGCTGGAATAA
- a CDS encoding class I SAM-dependent methyltransferase, which yields MSNAQTWQPDDYRRNAGFVSTLGLPVVDLLAPQPGEAILDLGCGEGTLMERLRDLGCRVTGVDASAEQIAAACARGLDARVADAHALPFTAAFDAVFSNAALHWMLNPDAVIAGVARALKPGGRFVGEMGGAGNVAAIVDALVAGLDRRGLDGRAALPWYFPTPAEYRGRLERAGFTVTAIDLFPRPTPLPTGLRGWLATFAQAFTARLPAAEHAPFLDEVEAAVRPVLRGADGGWHADYVRLRFAARRTG from the coding sequence ATGTCGAACGCGCAAACATGGCAGCCCGACGATTACCGCCGCAACGCCGGCTTCGTCTCCACGCTCGGCCTGCCCGTGGTGGACCTGCTGGCCCCGCAGCCGGGGGAGGCCATCCTGGATCTGGGCTGCGGCGAGGGCACGCTGATGGAGCGGCTGCGGGATCTCGGCTGCCGCGTGACCGGGGTGGATGCCAGCGCCGAGCAGATCGCCGCCGCCTGCGCCCGCGGGCTGGATGCGCGGGTGGCGGATGCCCACGCCCTGCCCTTCACGGCGGCGTTCGACGCGGTGTTCTCCAACGCCGCCCTTCACTGGATGCTTAATCCCGACGCAGTGATCGCCGGGGTGGCCCGCGCGCTGAAGCCCGGCGGGCGGTTCGTCGGTGAAATGGGCGGGGCCGGCAACGTGGCCGCCATCGTGGATGCGCTGGTGGCCGGGCTGGACCGCCGCGGGCTGGACGGGCGGGCGGCGCTGCCGTGGTATTTCCCCACCCCGGCGGAGTACCGCGGCCGGCTGGAACGGGCGGGTTTCACCGTCACCGCCATCGACCTGTTCCCCCGCCCGACCCCACTGCCCACGGGGCTGCGCGGGTGGCTGGCAACCTTCGCCCAGGCCTTTACCGCCCGGCTTCCCGCCGCCGAACACGCCCCCTTCCTGGACGAGGTGGAGGCGGCGGTGCGCCCGGTCCTGCGCGGCGCGGATGGGGGATGGCACGCCGATTACGTGCGGCTGCGCTTCGCCGCCCGGCGGACCGGCTGA
- a CDS encoding DUF2155 domain-containing protein, giving the protein MTCVSALFRRAALGAATLAAALTLGAGGALAQSSSAAPASSAMVDRPAAKLQGLDKVTARTSTFSLKVGQTANFGSLRITLRACRSSPPVEVPESAAFLEVEDVKPGETAERVFSGWMFASSPALSAMEHAIYDVWVLTCEDGGS; this is encoded by the coding sequence GTGACCTGCGTTTCTGCCCTTTTCCGGCGTGCCGCCCTCGGCGCCGCCACCCTGGCGGCGGCCCTGACCCTTGGGGCCGGCGGCGCGCTGGCCCAGTCCTCGTCCGCCGCCCCGGCATCCTCCGCCATGGTGGACCGCCCGGCGGCCAAGCTGCAGGGGCTGGACAAGGTGACGGCCCGCACCTCCACCTTTTCCCTGAAGGTGGGGCAGACGGCGAATTTCGGCAGCCTGCGCATCACGCTGCGCGCCTGCCGCTCCTCCCCCCCGGTGGAGGTGCCGGAATCCGCCGCCTTTCTGGAGGTGGAGGACGTGAAGCCGGGCGAAACGGCCGAACGGGTGTTCAGCGGCTGGATGTTCGCCTCCAGCCCGGCCCTGTCGGCCATGGAGCACGCCATCTACGACGTCTGGGTTCTGACCTGCGAGGACGGTGGTTCCTGA
- the argB gene encoding acetylglutamate kinase yields the protein MSTLTDDSPVTMTEREEWLGKARTLSEALPYMRRYAGRTFVIKYGGHAMGDDSLAELFARDIVLLKQVGINPVVVHGGGPQIGQMLDRLKIKSSFIDGLRVTDKETVEVVEMVLAGSINKQIVSAINRQGGKAVGLSGKDGQLLIARKLRRTQRDPDSAIEQVLDLGFVGEPHQVNPQIIHGLTQADIIPVIAPIGVDRQGETYNINADTAAGAIAAALGATRFFLLTDVAGVLDKNKELIPRMTLEDARTAIADGTAKGGMIPKIETCIDAVEQGVDAAVILDGRVPHALLLEIFTEGGAGTLIGRE from the coding sequence ATGTCCACGCTGACGGATGATAGTCCCGTGACGATGACCGAACGCGAAGAGTGGCTGGGCAAGGCCCGCACCCTGTCCGAAGCCCTTCCCTACATGCGCCGCTACGCCGGCCGCACCTTCGTCATCAAGTATGGCGGGCACGCCATGGGTGACGACAGCCTGGCCGAGCTGTTCGCCCGCGACATCGTGCTGCTGAAACAGGTGGGCATCAACCCGGTGGTGGTCCACGGCGGCGGGCCGCAGATCGGCCAGATGCTGGACCGGCTGAAGATCAAGTCGAGCTTCATCGACGGCCTGCGCGTCACCGACAAGGAGACGGTCGAGGTGGTGGAGATGGTGCTCGCCGGCTCCATCAACAAGCAGATCGTCTCGGCCATCAACCGCCAGGGCGGCAAGGCCGTCGGCCTGTCGGGCAAGGACGGCCAGCTTCTGATCGCCCGCAAGCTGCGCCGCACCCAGCGCGACCCCGACAGCGCCATCGAACAGGTGCTGGACCTGGGCTTCGTCGGGGAACCGCATCAGGTCAACCCGCAGATCATCCACGGGCTGACCCAGGCCGACATCATCCCCGTCATCGCCCCCATCGGCGTGGACCGCCAGGGCGAGACCTACAACATCAACGCCGACACCGCCGCCGGGGCCATCGCCGCGGCGCTGGGGGCGACCCGCTTCTTCCTGCTGACCGACGTGGCCGGTGTTCTGGACAAGAACAAGGAACTGATCCCGCGCATGACGCTGGAGGATGCCCGCACCGCCATCGCCGACGGCACCGCCAAGGGCGGCATGATCCCCAAGATCGAAACCTGCATCGACGCGGTGGAACAGGGCGTGGACGCCGCGGTGATTCTGGACGGCCGGGTGCCCCACGCCCTGCTGCTGGAAATCTTTACCGAGGGTGGGGCCGGGACACTGATTGGCCGGGAGTGA
- a CDS encoding magnesium transporter CorA family protein — translation MLQVFINEGGRLVRARWTEGAELPSATVWVDLLNPTADEVAAAERCLGQRLPTRAQMAEIEDSSRLRLGTASLHMTVLALVWADTDQPKMAPVSLVLSGGRLATVHHIDPQPFLTFRRKVTHQGFVPARADAVMTALIDALLERTANVLRRVGIELEAMGQRSFHRGIPGRAAPPRDDGRTLRRLGQAGQLVAKAHESLSSLHRILDFLARGSGDALLSKDSRRWSRGAVLDAKGLTEYAQFLASKVRLLLETTLGQINVEQNEIVKILSVASVGLFPPTLIASLCGMNFIAEPGRHWEFGYPLAMLAIIASGLIPMWYFRRKRWM, via the coding sequence ATGCTGCAGGTTTTCATCAACGAGGGCGGGCGGCTGGTGCGGGCGCGCTGGACCGAGGGGGCGGAGCTGCCCAGCGCCACCGTGTGGGTCGATCTGCTCAACCCCACCGCCGACGAGGTGGCCGCCGCCGAGCGCTGCCTGGGCCAGCGCCTGCCCACCCGCGCCCAGATGGCCGAGATCGAGGATTCCAGCCGCCTGCGCCTGGGCACCGCATCGCTGCACATGACCGTTCTGGCCCTGGTGTGGGCCGACACCGATCAGCCCAAGATGGCGCCAGTCAGCCTCGTGCTGTCCGGCGGGCGGCTGGCCACGGTCCACCACATCGACCCCCAGCCCTTCCTGACCTTCCGCCGCAAGGTCACCCATCAGGGCTTCGTGCCGGCGCGGGCGGATGCGGTGATGACCGCCCTGATCGACGCGCTGCTCGAACGCACGGCCAACGTGCTGCGCCGGGTGGGGATCGAATTGGAAGCCATGGGCCAGCGGTCGTTCCACCGCGGCATACCGGGCCGGGCCGCCCCGCCCCGCGACGACGGCCGCACCCTGCGCCGGCTGGGGCAGGCCGGGCAATTGGTGGCCAAGGCCCACGAAAGCCTGTCGAGTCTTCACCGCATTCTCGATTTCCTGGCCCGCGGCAGCGGCGATGCCCTGCTGTCCAAGGACTCGCGGCGCTGGTCGCGGGGTGCGGTGCTGGACGCCAAGGGGCTGACCGAATACGCCCAGTTCCTGGCGTCGAAGGTGCGGCTGCTGCTGGAAACCACGCTGGGCCAGATCAACGTCGAGCAGAACGAGATCGTCAAGATCCTCAGCGTGGCGTCCGTCGGCCTGTTCCCGCCCACGCTGATCGCCAGCCTGTGCGGCATGAATTTCATTGCCGAACCGGGACGCCATTGGGAATTCGGCTATCCCCTGGCGATGCTGGCCATCATCGCATCGGGTCTTATCCCCATGTGGTATTTCCGCCGGAAGAGGTGGATGTAG
- a CDS encoding cation:proton antiporter domain-containing protein: MHLSPAFVFLIQALLLIVGPFALWRAAGVRRVAPMVVVQILFGIALGPSLLGRMAPEVWGTLFGGAVLAPLTGLGWLAVVFFAFLTGLHLDVADMRGRGRAVGAVAVSSMVIPTLAGAGTGLWVADAFPAMAGPAATPALFAAGFGVCLGVTALPVLGAILREMGLTSTRLGALALACAAVNDALLWVALAALLGAATGGGEAVLLTLAGGAAIPAVLWGVVRPWLAARIGSQPPMLDDAHLIGICALLLLTAAVSEAVGLHYILGAFLAGTAIPKPLAAAVLARVESVTTLVLLPFFFTLTGLKVTVTADSPALWAVFLVATAVTIVTKLLGSAVPARLAGIPPYDAWRLGALMPCKGLMEVVVLTVLLEAGILSGAGFSALVLMAVAVTALTQPMTRLAARLAHGDTKTPLGRTAGFR; this comes from the coding sequence ATGCACCTGTCCCCCGCCTTCGTCTTCCTGATCCAGGCGCTGCTGCTGATCGTCGGGCCGTTCGCCCTGTGGCGGGCGGCGGGCGTGCGGCGGGTGGCGCCGATGGTGGTGGTGCAGATCCTGTTCGGCATCGCCCTCGGCCCCTCCCTGCTGGGCCGCATGGCGCCGGAGGTGTGGGGCACCCTGTTCGGCGGCGCGGTCCTGGCGCCGCTGACGGGCCTGGGCTGGCTGGCGGTGGTGTTCTTCGCCTTCCTCACCGGGCTGCATCTGGACGTGGCCGACATGCGCGGGCGCGGACGGGCGGTGGGGGCGGTGGCGGTGTCCAGCATGGTCATCCCCACCCTGGCCGGGGCCGGCACCGGCCTGTGGGTGGCCGATGCCTTCCCCGCCATGGCCGGGCCGGCGGCCACGCCCGCCCTGTTCGCCGCCGGATTCGGGGTGTGCCTGGGGGTGACGGCGCTGCCGGTGCTGGGAGCGATCCTGCGGGAAATGGGGCTGACCTCCACCCGGCTGGGGGCGCTGGCGCTGGCCTGTGCGGCGGTGAACGACGCGCTGTTGTGGGTGGCGCTGGCGGCCCTGCTGGGGGCGGCCACCGGCGGCGGCGAAGCGGTCCTGCTGACGCTGGCCGGCGGGGCGGCGATTCCGGCGGTGTTGTGGGGCGTGGTGCGGCCCTGGCTGGCCGCCCGCATCGGCAGCCAGCCGCCGATGCTGGACGACGCCCACCTGATCGGCATCTGCGCGCTGCTGCTGCTGACCGCGGCGGTGAGCGAGGCCGTGGGGCTGCATTACATCCTGGGCGCCTTCCTGGCCGGCACCGCCATCCCGAAGCCGCTGGCCGCCGCCGTGCTGGCGCGGGTGGAATCGGTGACGACGCTGGTGCTGCTGCCGTTCTTCTTCACCCTGACCGGGCTCAAGGTGACGGTCACCGCCGATTCGCCCGCGCTGTGGGCGGTGTTCCTGGTGGCCACGGCGGTGACCATCGTCACCAAGCTGCTGGGCAGCGCGGTCCCCGCCCGTCTGGCCGGCATCCCCCCGTACGATGCGTGGCGGCTGGGGGCGCTGATGCCGTGCAAGGGGTTGATGGAGGTGGTGGTTCTGACCGTGCTGCTGGAGGCCGGCATCCTGTCGGGGGCCGGTTTCTCGGCGCTGGTGCTGATGGCGGTGGCGGTCACGGCACTGACGCAGCCCATGACCCGTCTGGCCGCCCGCCTCGCGCACGGTGACACGAAAACTCCGCTAGGCAGGACCGCCGGCTTCCGATAA
- a CDS encoding glutathione S-transferase family protein — protein sequence MITLYTFATPNGHKASILFEELGIPYRVHALDLMGGENKSPAYKAISPIGKLPAVVEELPGGAQRRLFGSGAILLHYAQRTGRLLPDGDQKGEALSWLMLGVSDLGPAAVDMFRFSVRAPEKIPYAIDLFKGELVRCYDALEQRLGAVEYLAETYSIADIACYPFIAAAAVAGSGLLDRYPNIKRWHDTVGERPAVKRGMAVPE from the coding sequence ATGATCACGCTCTACACCTTCGCCACGCCCAACGGGCACAAGGCGTCGATCCTGTTCGAAGAGCTGGGCATCCCGTACCGGGTCCACGCGCTGGACCTGATGGGGGGAGAAAACAAGTCACCGGCGTACAAGGCCATCAGCCCCATCGGCAAGCTGCCGGCGGTGGTGGAGGAATTGCCGGGCGGCGCCCAGCGGCGGCTGTTCGGGTCGGGGGCCATCCTGCTGCACTATGCCCAGCGCACCGGGCGCCTGCTGCCCGACGGCGACCAGAAGGGCGAGGCGCTGTCGTGGCTGATGCTGGGTGTCAGCGACCTGGGTCCGGCGGCGGTGGACATGTTCCGCTTCTCGGTCCGTGCGCCGGAAAAGATCCCCTATGCCATCGACCTGTTCAAGGGCGAGCTGGTCCGCTGCTACGACGCGCTGGAACAGCGGCTGGGCGCGGTGGAGTATCTGGCCGAAACCTATTCCATCGCCGACATCGCCTGCTACCCCTTCATCGCCGCGGCGGCGGTGGCGGGCAGCGGCCTGCTGGACCGTTACCCCAACATCAAGCGCTGGCACGACACCGTGGGCGAGCGCCCGGCGGTCAAACGGGGGATGGCCGTGCCGGAATAA